Proteins from a single region of Chitinibacter bivalviorum:
- a CDS encoding phosphatidate cytidylyltransferase, producing the protein MLKTRIITACVLLPIILLDMFMLPPQYWVLFCAALLGFAAWEWQRLAAMNGSLAKLYPLIVPAVFLLLWYFLPLELRIGLIFASAIFWLLAVPFWLKKKWILANAGNLNALLGLLILTPAAMSMVILHPDGWTLLAVMMIAWIADTFAYFTGKAFGKRKLAPSISPGKSWEGVFGGTLAVVIYVQLLPKPFLLFSSVPALNSDAAQVVGWLIIALVLTAVSVMGDLIESLFKRQAGMKDSSSLLPGHGGVLDRIDSLLAILPVSAAIYLAQYI; encoded by the coding sequence ATGCTAAAAACACGCATTATCACGGCCTGCGTTTTATTACCTATCATCTTGCTTGATATGTTTATGCTACCGCCACAATATTGGGTACTCTTTTGTGCCGCTTTATTGGGGTTTGCCGCTTGGGAATGGCAGCGTCTCGCAGCAATGAATGGGTCGCTCGCTAAGCTCTATCCACTTATAGTGCCCGCTGTTTTTCTGTTGCTATGGTACTTTTTGCCGTTAGAACTCAGAATCGGTTTGATCTTTGCTTCCGCCATATTCTGGCTACTGGCGGTGCCCTTTTGGCTTAAAAAGAAATGGATCTTAGCCAATGCGGGTAATTTAAATGCGCTATTGGGCCTACTCATTTTGACCCCCGCAGCTATGTCCATGGTGATTTTACATCCCGATGGTTGGACATTATTGGCGGTTATGATGATCGCGTGGATTGCGGATACTTTTGCTTATTTTACCGGCAAAGCTTTTGGTAAGAGAAAATTGGCCCCCAGCATCAGCCCTGGCAAAAGCTGGGAAGGTGTTTTTGGCGGCACATTGGCTGTCGTGATCTACGTGCAATTATTACCAAAGCCTTTTCTGCTGTTTTCGTCCGTTCCCGCGCTAAACTCCGATGCTGCCCAAGTAGTTGGCTGGTTGATTATTGCACTGGTATTGACTGCCGTAAGTGTGATGGGCGATTTAATTGAATCCTTGTTTAAGCGCCAAGCAGGCATGAAAGACAGTAGTAGTCTGTTGCCTGGGCATGGCGGTGTGCTTGATCGCATTGATAGTTTATTGGCTATTTTGCCCGTGAGTGCTGCGATTTATCTGGCGCAATATATCTGA
- the ispC gene encoding 1-deoxy-D-xylulose-5-phosphate reductoisomerase: MQSKKRVVSILGATGSIGQSTLDVIARHPERYEVFAISGASQCDKLVEIAAQFHPKFIVVLTEQNAQLVRQDLVLRQIKAEVLVGEAALIEIAVASEVDTVMAAIVGAAGMPATLAAAKAGKRVLLANKETLVLAGKLFMDAITQSGAELLPIDSEHNAIYQSLPIEFRELPYQSSFAAAGIEKLLLTASGGPFRTRALSDLSSITPEEAIKHPNWSMGRKISVDSASLMNKGLEVIEAHWLFNAPLDAIEVVVHPQSVIHSMVQYRDGSVIAQLGSPDMRTPIAYGLAYPERIEAGVKPLDLFSIARLDFEAPDMLRFPCLGLAYNAIRQGGAAPAVLNAANEIAVESFLAKKIAFTQIPELIESTLNRHAGLSDESLESLLQADQAARKTAIATVAAWS; this comes from the coding sequence ATGCAAAGTAAAAAGCGCGTGGTCAGCATTTTAGGTGCCACAGGAAGTATTGGCCAAAGCACCTTAGATGTCATCGCACGTCATCCTGAACGCTATGAGGTTTTTGCAATATCAGGCGCGTCACAATGTGACAAATTGGTTGAAATCGCAGCGCAATTTCATCCGAAATTCATCGTTGTACTTACAGAGCAAAATGCACAATTAGTGCGACAAGATTTGGTCTTGCGCCAAATTAAAGCAGAAGTATTGGTGGGGGAGGCTGCTTTAATTGAAATCGCTGTTGCGAGTGAAGTTGATACGGTGATGGCTGCCATTGTGGGTGCAGCAGGCATGCCTGCTACTCTGGCCGCAGCAAAAGCTGGTAAACGCGTACTGCTAGCCAATAAAGAAACACTCGTGCTGGCGGGTAAATTATTTATGGATGCTATTACGCAATCAGGTGCTGAGTTGCTGCCGATTGATAGCGAACATAATGCGATCTACCAATCGTTGCCTATTGAGTTTCGTGAACTTCCTTACCAAAGTAGCTTTGCTGCTGCGGGCATTGAAAAACTATTGCTCACCGCATCGGGCGGGCCATTTCGCACGCGCGCACTCTCAGATCTCTCATCGATTACCCCAGAAGAAGCCATTAAGCATCCCAATTGGTCGATGGGGCGCAAGATTTCGGTGGATTCGGCGAGCTTGATGAATAAGGGCTTGGAAGTGATTGAAGCGCATTGGCTGTTTAATGCGCCCCTCGATGCGATTGAGGTTGTAGTGCATCCGCAGAGTGTGATTCATTCTATGGTGCAATACCGAGATGGTTCTGTGATTGCTCAATTAGGTTCGCCCGATATGCGAACACCGATTGCCTATGGTTTGGCCTATCCCGAGCGTATTGAAGCCGGTGTAAAGCCACTGGATTTGTTTAGTATTGCAAGGCTTGATTTTGAAGCGCCCGACATGCTACGTTTTCCATGCCTAGGATTGGCTTATAACGCAATCCGCCAAGGTGGCGCTGCGCCAGCGGTGTTGAACGCCGCCAATGAAATTGCCGTTGAAAGCTTCTTGGCTAAGAAAATCGCGTTCACCCAAATTCCTGAGCTAATCGAATCGACGCTAAATCGTCATGCGGGTTTGTCCGATGAAAGTTTAGAGTCCTTATTGCAGGCAGATCAGGCCGCGCGAAAAACTGCGATAGCTACTGTAGCTGCTTGGAGCTAA
- the bamA gene encoding outer membrane protein assembly factor BamA, translating into MKFKPMYLLLSAALASLSLSALAFDSFTVRDIRVEGLQRTDAGTVFNYLGVKVGENFDDAKASQAIRSLFATGFFDDVRIEVDKDILVVTVDERPTISQININGAKLIEKDQIKKAFQGQNLADSQIFQQEALDAAINELKQQYYARGRYSVEIKATVTKLERNRVGIQVDISEGDVALIKGINFVGNTVYSDSELLRALGLTTSNWITWYTKTDQYSKQKFAADLEQIKSMYLDNGYIKFAIESTAVALSEDKTEMFLTVNINEGAQYKVGKVTLSSTLAEFQEPAKALLLLKTGQVYSREDTNKSGLAISNMLGNHGYAFANVNPLPEIDEESKTVNFTVMVDPGKKTNIRRINVYGNSLTRDEVIRRELRQMESAEYDLSKVKRSKERLQNLGYFSEVNIDTPIVPDAVDQVDMNVNVVEQKTGNFNFGVGYGQSEGVIFQVSVSQANFLGTGKRFSVDVNTSTASKVYSLSMRNPYATTDGVAFGWSLYQKNTDPNSVNLGDYSTDSKGLSLNFGMPTSDYNSLGLSLNYENLKIHANQNSPTYVNDYLSKYGAVSDTYSAVMSWASDSRDSATFPTKGWYRKINADVAIPPSELTYYKLSAQSQFFYSFNEKSPVTFVWNIEAGYGRGYGSGELPFYKNYFAGGVNSVRGYKSGSLGPRDNNGDSMGGQTRFVNNFELYSPLPNMKDDKTMRLSVFLDAGNVWGDGQVIDSTSLRYSTGAAFTWISPVGPIKLIYAYPLNAKPGDSKESFQFQLGQVF; encoded by the coding sequence ATGAAATTTAAGCCTATGTACCTGCTGCTAAGTGCAGCACTTGCTAGTCTGAGCCTGAGCGCTTTGGCTTTTGATTCATTCACCGTGCGGGACATCCGCGTAGAAGGGTTGCAACGAACTGATGCCGGTACAGTATTTAACTACTTGGGCGTGAAGGTCGGTGAAAATTTCGATGATGCAAAAGCGAGTCAAGCGATTCGCTCCTTGTTTGCAACCGGTTTTTTCGATGATGTTCGAATTGAAGTGGATAAAGATATATTGGTTGTCACAGTGGACGAGCGTCCAACTATTTCACAGATCAATATCAATGGAGCAAAACTGATCGAAAAAGATCAGATTAAAAAAGCTTTCCAAGGCCAGAATTTAGCTGATAGCCAAATCTTTCAGCAGGAAGCATTGGACGCGGCCATTAATGAATTAAAACAACAGTATTATGCTCGTGGCCGATATTCGGTTGAAATTAAAGCAACTGTTACCAAACTAGAGCGAAATCGAGTTGGTATTCAGGTGGATATTTCTGAGGGTGATGTCGCTCTCATCAAAGGTATAAACTTTGTAGGAAATACCGTTTATTCAGATAGCGAGTTATTACGTGCATTGGGTTTGACCACAAGTAACTGGATTACTTGGTATACGAAAACGGATCAATACTCAAAGCAAAAATTTGCCGCCGATTTGGAACAAATCAAATCGATGTATTTAGACAATGGTTATATTAAATTTGCCATTGAGTCTACTGCAGTGGCATTGTCTGAAGATAAGACAGAAATGTTCCTCACGGTTAATATCAACGAGGGTGCTCAGTATAAAGTAGGGAAAGTAACGCTCAGCAGTACATTAGCTGAGTTCCAAGAGCCAGCAAAAGCATTACTACTGCTAAAAACAGGGCAGGTTTACTCACGCGAAGACACGAATAAGTCTGGCCTAGCTATTTCAAATATGCTCGGTAATCATGGTTATGCTTTTGCTAATGTTAATCCGTTACCTGAAATTGACGAAGAAAGCAAAACAGTGAACTTCACTGTCATGGTTGATCCAGGTAAGAAAACAAATATCCGACGGATTAATGTTTACGGGAATAGTCTGACGCGAGATGAAGTTATCCGCCGTGAATTAAGGCAAATGGAATCTGCAGAATACGACTTATCTAAGGTAAAACGCTCTAAAGAGCGTCTGCAAAATTTAGGTTATTTCTCTGAAGTAAATATTGATACGCCAATTGTGCCTGATGCAGTGGATCAGGTTGATATGAATGTAAATGTTGTAGAGCAAAAAACGGGTAATTTCAACTTTGGTGTTGGTTATGGGCAAAGTGAAGGTGTAATTTTCCAAGTCTCCGTTTCACAAGCTAATTTCTTGGGGACAGGCAAACGTTTCTCTGTCGATGTGAATACTAGTACAGCTTCAAAAGTTTATTCATTGTCGATGCGTAATCCATACGCAACAACTGATGGTGTGGCTTTTGGGTGGAGTCTTTATCAGAAAAACACTGATCCCAATTCAGTTAATTTAGGTGATTATTCTACAGATTCGAAAGGTTTAAGCCTTAATTTTGGCATGCCAACGAGTGACTATAACAGTCTTGGTTTAAGCTTGAATTACGAGAATTTGAAAATTCACGCAAATCAGAATTCTCCTACTTATGTAAATGATTATTTAAGTAAGTACGGTGCTGTATCTGATACATATTCTGCAGTAATGAGCTGGGCATCTGATTCTCGTGATTCCGCTACTTTCCCAACAAAGGGGTGGTACCGTAAAATTAATGCAGATGTTGCAATTCCGCCTTCGGAGTTAACTTATTATAAGCTGTCTGCTCAAAGTCAGTTTTTTTATTCATTCAATGAAAAATCGCCAGTTACATTTGTATGGAATATTGAGGCTGGGTATGGTCGCGGATATGGATCGGGTGAATTGCCGTTTTATAAAAATTATTTCGCCGGTGGCGTAAATTCGGTACGCGGCTACAAATCAGGTTCTTTAGGTCCACGCGATAACAATGGAGATTCAATGGGTGGGCAAACCAGGTTTGTCAATAACTTTGAATTATATAGTCCATTGCCTAATATGAAAGATGATAAGACAATGCGATTAAGCGTGTTTTTGGATGCCGGTAATGTTTGGGGTGATGGGCAGGTAATTGATTCGACTTCTCTGCGTTATTCAACAGGTGCTGCGTTTACATGGATTTCGCCTGTTGGACCGATTAAATTAATTTATGCATATCCATTAAATGCTAAACCTGGCGATAGTAAGGAAAGCTTCCAATTCCAACTTGGTCAGGTATTCTAA
- the rseP gene encoding RIP metalloprotease RseP, protein MLTFFSFLFAIALLVFVHEYGHYWVAKKCGVGVLTFSIGFGKPILQWKRGDTTWQIAMIPLGGFVRMMDENEAPVASNVQAKAFNRQHPLKKMAVVFAGPFANLLFAVLAFTACYLHGVDSIKAQVATVMPGSIAQQAGFKSGDQITQVGKNTIDTWDQLQVELFDYAGEPEVTIGVRDAHKQERQLVLSLSSLKAEQFDQRLLSRIGISPFASQRIVAFVQPQGAADLAGVKVGDEILAINQNPVHDWSDVQALVLKLGHKDLQLEIKRQQQNLMLTAKPKMQDSDGQLRPRLGLAPESDSAKNAQQAVKVKLGLLDALHMGVVKTYQMSVMTVRMFGKMLTGAISPKQVSGPLGIAEYAGQSASIGWLAYLQFLALISISLGVLNLLPVPILDGGHLLYHSYELVTGKTVSLLVTEWLQKIGLSLLLMLMALALFNDATRLLQG, encoded by the coding sequence ATGCTTACCTTTTTTTCCTTCCTATTTGCAATTGCTTTGCTGGTATTTGTCCATGAATATGGCCATTACTGGGTTGCAAAGAAATGCGGGGTAGGGGTATTAACCTTTTCAATTGGTTTTGGTAAGCCCATTCTCCAATGGAAGCGCGGTGATACAACTTGGCAAATTGCGATGATTCCATTGGGCGGTTTTGTGCGCATGATGGATGAAAATGAAGCGCCAGTTGCGAGCAATGTCCAAGCCAAGGCTTTTAATCGACAACATCCGTTAAAGAAAATGGCGGTGGTGTTTGCCGGACCTTTTGCCAACCTATTATTTGCAGTTTTGGCATTTACGGCCTGCTATTTGCATGGCGTCGATAGCATTAAGGCTCAAGTTGCCACGGTCATGCCCGGCAGTATTGCGCAGCAAGCTGGGTTCAAAAGTGGTGATCAAATTACCCAAGTAGGTAAAAATACAATAGACACTTGGGATCAGCTACAAGTTGAGTTGTTTGATTATGCGGGTGAACCTGAAGTCACAATCGGCGTTCGTGATGCTCACAAGCAAGAACGGCAATTAGTGTTATCGTTGTCTAGCCTTAAGGCCGAGCAATTTGACCAACGTTTGCTTAGCCGCATTGGTATTTCACCCTTTGCTAGCCAACGCATTGTCGCTTTTGTTCAGCCGCAGGGCGCTGCAGATTTGGCTGGCGTGAAAGTTGGTGATGAAATTTTAGCAATCAATCAAAATCCAGTGCACGATTGGTCTGATGTACAGGCTTTGGTTTTAAAGCTAGGACATAAAGATCTTCAATTGGAAATTAAGCGCCAGCAGCAGAACCTGATGCTGACGGCAAAACCCAAGATGCAAGATTCCGATGGCCAATTACGCCCTCGTCTAGGCTTGGCGCCTGAGTCTGACTCTGCAAAAAATGCGCAGCAAGCGGTTAAGGTCAAATTAGGTTTACTTGACGCCTTGCACATGGGTGTCGTTAAAACCTATCAAATGTCGGTGATGACTGTGCGCATGTTTGGCAAAATGCTCACTGGTGCTATTTCACCAAAACAAGTGAGTGGGCCGCTGGGAATTGCTGAATATGCAGGACAAAGCGCATCAATTGGCTGGTTGGCCTATCTGCAATTTTTAGCGCTGATCAGTATCAGTTTGGGCGTATTGAATCTGCTACCCGTACCGATTCTGGATGGCGGACATTTGCTGTATCATAGCTACGAACTAGTTACAGGCAAAACAGTGTCCTTGCTTGTTACCGAGTGGTTGCAGAAAATTGGCCTCTCTCTTTTGCTCATGTTAATGGCGCTCGCTTTGTTTAACGATGCGACTCGCCTGCTTCAGGGTTAA
- the fabZ gene encoding 3-hydroxyacyl-ACP dehydratase FabZ yields MEHLPHRYPFLLVDRVLELEPGKSVKAIKNVTMNEPFFQGHFPNFPVMPGVLILEALAQAAGVLTFKSINPPPSKNTILFYAGIDNARFKRQVVPGDQLTLVAEITASKRGIWKYSAKAYVGDELACEADLMCAQREV; encoded by the coding sequence ATGGAGCATTTGCCACATCGCTACCCATTTTTGTTGGTGGATCGTGTTCTCGAATTGGAGCCCGGAAAATCCGTAAAAGCAATTAAAAATGTAACGATGAATGAGCCTTTTTTTCAAGGTCATTTCCCTAATTTCCCTGTAATGCCTGGCGTATTGATTCTTGAGGCTTTGGCTCAAGCTGCTGGTGTTTTAACTTTTAAAAGTATAAACCCACCGCCTTCAAAAAATACCATTCTGTTTTACGCCGGAATTGACAATGCACGCTTTAAGCGTCAGGTCGTTCCTGGAGATCAACTGACATTGGTTGCCGAAATTACAGCGTCAAAACGTGGTATTTGGAAATATTCCGCGAAGGCTTATGTCGGCGACGAATTGGCTTGCGAAGCGGATCTAATGTGTGCTCAGCGCGAAGTTTAA
- a CDS encoding OmpH family outer membrane protein, producing the protein MLKLANVVLIIIASLISSMVQADTKIGYVDIQRILREAAPAVRAAKKLEKEFEPRRIELQKVSVQGKAMQQLLDKGTLSEAERRIKERELLKLNQDFQRMQREINEDLNARRNEELSGLQERVNIAVRSVAESEKLDFILQDALYKNPKLDMTDKVLRQLVDK; encoded by the coding sequence ATGTTAAAGCTTGCTAATGTAGTTTTAATAATAATTGCTTCGCTGATATCTTCTATGGTGCAAGCGGACACAAAAATTGGCTATGTTGATATTCAGCGTATTTTGCGTGAGGCCGCGCCCGCGGTGCGAGCTGCGAAAAAATTGGAAAAAGAATTTGAGCCGCGTCGTATTGAACTGCAAAAAGTCTCAGTACAGGGTAAAGCAATGCAGCAGTTACTGGATAAAGGTACTCTGTCTGAGGCTGAACGCAGGATAAAAGAGCGCGAATTACTCAAATTAAATCAAGATTTCCAGCGAATGCAACGCGAAATTAATGAGGATTTAAATGCGCGTCGAAATGAAGAATTGTCAGGCCTGCAAGAACGGGTGAATATAGCCGTGCGTAGTGTAGCCGAGTCAGAAAAATTAGACTTTATTTTACAAGATGCATTATACAAAAATCCAAAATTGGATATGACTGATAAGGTTCTTCGCCAGTTGGTAGATAAATAA
- the lpxD gene encoding UDP-3-O-(3-hydroxymyristoyl)glucosamine N-acyltransferase, with protein sequence MNEFSSVLLSELANQFALTLIGEDIVVSGVSSLQNATRDKISFFSNAKLLPDLLSSDVGAVLVKNAEGLPPAKTYLVCSDPALYFAKIAQFFHPLPVSAKSIHPTAVIAPTAKIAQGVEIAAHVVVEDGVVIADGVQLKAGAFVGKNTTVGENTIVMPRVVIYENTVIGKKCLIHSGAVIGSDGFGNAWAGDHWERIPQIGRVVIGDDVEIGANTTIDRGALDDTVIDSGVRLDNLIQIAHNVKIGSNTAIAACTGIAGSTEVGKNCLIGGGVLIAGHIKIADRITILAGSGVPNHLDDSGVYASGVPVVPHSKWLRNMVQFRKLDELAKKIKILEKNLSNKQLEKGEDCDAN encoded by the coding sequence ATGAATGAATTTTCTAGTGTGCTGCTTTCTGAATTAGCCAATCAATTTGCATTAACATTAATTGGTGAAGATATTGTCGTATCTGGCGTGTCATCATTGCAAAATGCAACACGGGATAAAATTAGTTTTTTTTCAAATGCAAAATTGCTGCCTGATTTATTGTCCAGCGATGTAGGTGCTGTTCTCGTTAAAAATGCTGAAGGATTACCACCGGCAAAGACCTATCTCGTTTGCTCAGATCCTGCTTTATATTTTGCAAAGATTGCTCAGTTTTTTCATCCATTGCCTGTCTCTGCGAAATCAATACATCCCACTGCTGTCATTGCGCCTACAGCTAAAATTGCGCAAGGTGTCGAAATTGCAGCTCATGTTGTAGTTGAAGACGGTGTTGTTATTGCAGATGGAGTACAACTAAAGGCGGGGGCATTTGTCGGTAAAAATACCACGGTTGGTGAGAATACTATTGTTATGCCTCGAGTGGTTATTTATGAAAATACTGTAATTGGCAAAAAATGTCTGATTCACTCCGGTGCAGTAATTGGCTCTGATGGTTTTGGTAATGCTTGGGCGGGAGATCATTGGGAGCGTATCCCGCAAATTGGACGTGTTGTTATTGGCGATGACGTAGAAATAGGTGCAAATACAACGATTGATCGCGGTGCTTTAGATGATACGGTTATTGATTCTGGAGTTAGGCTCGATAATTTAATTCAAATTGCCCACAATGTGAAAATTGGGTCCAACACAGCAATTGCTGCATGTACTGGTATCGCGGGCTCGACTGAAGTAGGCAAAAATTGTCTAATTGGTGGCGGTGTACTTATTGCTGGACATATAAAGATTGCAGATCGCATAACAATCTTGGCGGGCAGTGGTGTACCAAATCATCTTGATGACTCCGGTGTTTATGCTTCAGGAGTTCCGGTTGTTCCACACAGCAAATGGTTACGAAATATGGTTCAGTTCCGTAAACTAGATGAACTGGCTAAAAAAATCAAAATACTTGAAAAAAATTTATCAAATAAGCAGTTAGAGAAAGGAGAAGATTGTGACGCCAATTGA
- the uppS gene encoding polyprenyl diphosphate synthase gives MPQHIAVIMDGNGRWAKKRMMPRVYGHKKGVDALRDVIRACDELKIGYLTVFAFSSENWRRPADEVTFLMGLFLQVLEGEIERMMRNNIRLKIIGRREKFSADLVAMIESAEAKTAANTGLCLTIAADYGGHWDIMQATRQLLTLNPAMLTTYTEQDLQPYLAMSYAPDPDLFIRTGGEQRISNFLLWQLAYTELYFTDLAWPEFGRTQLIESIAWYQQRERRFGRISEQLSE, from the coding sequence ATGCCGCAGCACATCGCGGTGATTATGGATGGTAATGGTCGTTGGGCAAAAAAACGCATGATGCCAAGGGTTTATGGGCACAAAAAAGGCGTTGATGCTTTGCGAGATGTGATTCGTGCTTGTGATGAGTTAAAAATCGGCTATTTGACCGTTTTTGCCTTTTCAAGTGAGAATTGGCGTCGTCCTGCCGACGAAGTCACGTTCCTAATGGGCTTGTTCTTGCAGGTGTTAGAGGGCGAAATTGAACGCATGATGCGTAATAATATTCGCCTAAAAATAATTGGCCGTCGCGAAAAGTTCTCCGCTGATTTGGTTGCAATGATCGAGTCGGCTGAGGCAAAAACGGCAGCTAACACAGGTTTATGCCTAACTATCGCAGCAGATTATGGTGGTCATTGGGATATTATGCAGGCCACTAGGCAGTTGTTGACGCTAAATCCTGCGATGCTCACGACGTATACTGAGCAAGACCTGCAGCCTTATTTAGCAATGTCCTATGCGCCAGATCCAGATCTCTTTATTCGGACTGGCGGTGAACAAAGGATTAGCAACTTTTTGCTGTGGCAATTGGCCTACACCGAGTTATATTTTACCGACTTGGCTTGGCCTGAGTTTGGGCGTACCCAGTTAATTGAATCAATTGCGTGGTATCAGCAGCGCGAACGACGTTTTGGTCGAATTAGCGAACAGCTGAGCGAGTAA
- the pyrH gene encoding UMP kinase produces MSQPKKYNRILLKLSGEALMGDDSYGINRATIDRIVQEIKEVVDLGVQVAIVIGGGNIFRGVAPAASGMDRATADYMGMLATVMNALALQDAMRHAGIVSRVQSALTIQQVAEPYIRGKAIRYLEEGKVVIFGAGTGNPFFTTDTAAALRGMEVGADIVLKATKVDGVYTDDPKKNPDAVRYQSVTFDEAIGRNLKVMDATAFALCRDQKMNICVLSIFKPGGLKRVVLGEDEGTLVHC; encoded by the coding sequence ATGAGCCAGCCTAAAAAATACAACCGTATTCTGTTAAAACTCTCCGGCGAAGCATTGATGGGGGACGATAGCTACGGCATCAATCGCGCCACTATCGACCGGATCGTGCAAGAGATTAAAGAAGTCGTTGATCTGGGCGTGCAGGTGGCCATTGTGATCGGCGGTGGTAATATTTTCCGCGGTGTAGCGCCCGCTGCATCTGGTATGGATCGTGCAACAGCCGATTATATGGGGATGTTGGCGACGGTTATGAATGCACTGGCCTTGCAAGACGCAATGCGTCATGCTGGCATCGTTTCGCGAGTGCAGTCAGCCCTAACAATTCAGCAGGTTGCTGAACCTTATATTCGCGGCAAAGCAATCCGCTACCTTGAAGAAGGTAAAGTCGTGATTTTTGGTGCAGGTACCGGCAATCCTTTCTTTACCACCGACACTGCAGCGGCGTTGCGCGGTATGGAAGTTGGTGCTGATATCGTACTGAAGGCCACTAAAGTTGATGGCGTTTATACAGATGATCCAAAGAAAAATCCCGATGCAGTTCGCTATCAATCAGTGACTTTTGATGAAGCCATTGGTCGCAACTTGAAAGTAATGGATGCAACTGCTTTTGCGCTTTGTCGTGACCAAAAAATGAATATTTGCGTATTAAGTATCTTCAAACCAGGCGGTTTGAAGCGCGTTGTGCTTGGGGAAGATGAGGGTACACTGGTACACTGCTAA
- the tsf gene encoding translation elongation factor Ts codes for MAAITAKMVGELRELTGLGMMECKKALVEADGDIKKAEEVLRIKSGNKASKMAGRTAAEGTVVAYISDDKKVGAIIEVNCETDFVGKDENFVAFAKACAKAVATANPADVAALGAVKTDSGETVEEARNAIIAKLGENMTLRRFVRYETAGQLAAYLHGAKIGVLVDVTGGDEQLGRDLAMHIAASKPKALDASGVDAELVETERRVAIERAKESGKPAEMLEKIADGTVAKFLKEVTLLNQVFIKAEDGKQTIEQLVKANGATVTAFTMFTVGEGIEKKVVDYAAEVAAAAQL; via the coding sequence ATGGCTGCGATTACTGCAAAAATGGTTGGCGAACTGCGCGAACTGACTGGCCTTGGCATGATGGAGTGCAAAAAAGCACTGGTTGAAGCTGATGGCGATATCAAAAAAGCTGAAGAAGTTTTGCGCATCAAGTCTGGTAACAAAGCATCTAAAATGGCAGGTCGTACTGCTGCTGAAGGTACTGTTGTTGCTTACATTTCTGATGACAAAAAAGTAGGCGCGATCATCGAAGTAAACTGTGAAACAGACTTCGTTGGTAAAGATGAAAACTTCGTTGCCTTCGCTAAAGCATGTGCTAAAGCGGTTGCAACTGCTAACCCAGCTGATGTTGCTGCATTGGGCGCGGTTAAAACTGATTCTGGCGAAACAGTTGAAGAAGCTCGCAACGCGATTATCGCTAAGTTGGGCGAGAACATGACTTTGCGTCGTTTCGTACGTTACGAAACTGCGGGTCAATTGGCTGCTTACCTGCACGGCGCGAAAATCGGTGTATTGGTTGACGTGACTGGCGGCGACGAGCAATTGGGCCGTGATTTGGCAATGCACATTGCTGCAAGCAAACCAAAAGCACTGGATGCTTCAGGTGTTGATGCTGAGTTGGTTGAAACTGAGCGTCGCGTTGCAATCGAACGTGCTAAAGAATCTGGCAAACCAGCAGAAATGTTGGAAAAAATTGCTGATGGTACCGTTGCTAAATTCCTGAAAGAAGTGACTTTGTTGAACCAAGTGTTCATTAAAGCGGAAGACGGCAAGCAAACTATCGAGCAATTGGTTAAAGCTAATGGCGCAACTGTTACTGCATTCACAATGTTCACCGTGGGTGAAGGCATTGAGAAGAAAGTGGTTGATTACGCCGCTGAAGTTGCTGCAGCAGCACAACTTTAA
- the frr gene encoding ribosome recycling factor gives MIADIKKSTEEKMAKTADKLKTDLTKIRTGRAHTGLLDHVQVEYYGSMVPVNQVANITLIDSRTIGAQPYEKNMVGKVEKAIRDCDLGLNPATQGELIRVPMPMLTEERRKDLIKVVRGETEDARVAVRNVRRDANDQLKRALKDKEISEDDERRGQDDIQKLTDKYIADLDRQLADKEKELLTV, from the coding sequence ATGATCGCTGATATCAAAAAATCAACCGAAGAAAAAATGGCCAAAACGGCCGATAAATTAAAAACTGATTTAACAAAGATCCGTACCGGTCGCGCGCACACTGGCTTGCTTGATCATGTGCAAGTCGAGTATTACGGTAGCATGGTACCTGTTAATCAAGTAGCGAATATTACCCTGATTGACTCGCGCACGATTGGCGCGCAACCCTATGAAAAAAATATGGTTGGCAAAGTAGAAAAAGCCATTCGCGATTGCGATCTGGGTTTGAACCCAGCAACTCAGGGCGAATTGATTCGTGTCCCAATGCCAATGCTGACTGAAGAGCGTCGCAAAGACCTCATCAAGGTGGTTCGTGGTGAAACTGAAGATGCACGTGTGGCGGTGCGAAATGTACGCCGCGATGCGAATGATCAACTCAAGCGCGCTTTGAAAGATAAAGAAATCTCTGAAGATGATGAGCGCCGTGGTCAAGATGATATCCAAAAATTGACTGATAAATACATTGCCGATCTAGATCGCCAGTTGGCTGATAAAGAAAAAGAATTGCTGACTGTTTAA